In Vicingus serpentipes, the DNA window TTATATTGATGCTCTAGTAGTTTATAAGAAATTAATCGAGAAAGATCCTAAGAATATCGACTATCCATATAAAGCAGGATTGTGTGTTTTATTTACAGATAGAGATAAAAGAGAAGCTGTTAAATTTTTAGAAATAGCTTCAGAAAGAAAATCTGACCCAGATGTTAATTTTTTCTTAGCCAAGGCATACCATCTTAATTTAAAGTTAGATGAAGCGTTAGATTCTTATGAAAAATACAAATCTTCTGGAGAAGGTACTAGACAAAATGAAGTTGACCGTGAAATTGAAATGGTTAAAAATGCTCAAAAGCTAGTTAATGCTCCTGTTGACATTACTTTTGAAAATGCAGGCGATGAAATAAATACAGAATATCCGGACTACTATCCTTTTATTACTCCCGACGAATCTTTCATGGTATTTACCTCTAGACGTAAAAGTGGTGTTAGAGAATTTGATGGATACTACCCTTCTGCTATTTATTATAGTAAAGTAGATAGTGGACAGTTTGATAAATCCAAAAAAGCAAGTTCTTTAATAAATTCAACTTATGATGATCAGGCTGTAGGATTGTCATATAATGCAGATAAATTATTTATCTATTTTGATGACATCAATAATGTAGGTGATATTTACGAAGCAGATATCAAAGATTTTAAGTTTAAAAAGAAGGTGAAAATGGGAGAAAATGTAAATTCTAAAGGTTTTGAAAGTTCTGCATCAATTTCTGCTGATGGAAATACTTTATTTTTTGCAAGTGACAGGGATGGAGGATTAGGCAAAAAAGACATTTATATGACTAAAAAACTTCCTACTGGAGAATGGGCCGAACCACAAAATTTAGGTGAAAATATCAATACTCCATATGATGAAGATTTTCCAAATCTATTTTATGACGGAAAAACACTTTACTATTCATCAAAGGGACACAATAGTATGGGTGGATTCGATTACTTTAAGTCTACATGGAATACTGAAACTAATTCATGGTCTAAACCAGAAAATTTAGGATACCCACTA includes these proteins:
- a CDS encoding PD40 domain-containing protein, with amino-acid sequence MKPFKNYILLLTCFSLSFYGYSQKAIPEDAAEHFKFGNYIDALVVYKKLIEKDPKNIDYPYKAGLCVLFTDRDKREAVKFLEIASERKSDPDVNFFLAKAYHLNLKLDEALDSYEKYKSSGEGTRQNEVDREIEMVKNAQKLVNAPVDITFENAGDEINTEYPDYYPFITPDESFMVFTSRRKSGVREFDGYYPSAIYYSKVDSGQFDKSKKASSLINSTYDDQAVGLSYNADKLFIYFDDINNVGDIYEADIKDFKFKKKVKMGENVNSKGFESSASISADGNTLFFASDRDGGLGKKDIYMTKKLPTGEWAEPQNLGENINTPYDEDFPNLFYDGKTLYYSSKGHNSMGGFDYFKSTWNTETNSWSKPENLGYPLNTPDDDICISFLEDQASAYISAWRPDSKGDKDIYRVTFNEIDTRQTVYKSKIIPSGSTEAVTDAFVSVIDNRTQEEIGTYTPNPKNGSFVMILKPGSYNILIDAPGFAPKNQDVYVIGKSDFVPFTTIEFTVTP